In a single window of the Dreissena polymorpha isolate Duluth1 chromosome 3, UMN_Dpol_1.0, whole genome shotgun sequence genome:
- the LOC127872160 gene encoding uncharacterized protein LOC127872160 — protein MSRLREAQEKVKAELAAQISNLEAEITACWVELHVRWLEKAVRALQTVHDVVGDIGVCTDESTEGDYDETEGADDAVPLQLPTFREVVRHIGVCTDMSTVRGNGETGGVGDGEDVLTEGVDDAVPLQLPTFREVVRHIGVCTDMSTVRGNGETGVVGDDEDVLTEGVEYAVPLVLPTVREDVRHIGVCTDMSTVRGNGETGGFDNAVPLALPTEDVRHIGVCTDMSTVKGNGETGGVGYAVPLAPPTVREVVRDIGVCTDVSTGGGNGETEDVSDEAAAAKGDNSGKPDPDQQGLSSFQSTSEESSSYGNYVGIVLTELPKRPAGIVPQELSSFRSTSEESSSYGNSVGIVLTELPKRPVGIVPQELSSFQSTSEESSSYGNSVGIVLTELPKRPAGIVPQELSSFRSTSEESSSYGNSVGIVLTELPKRPAGIVPQELSSFQRTSEESSSYGNSAGIVPQELSSFQSTSEESSSYGNSVGIVLTELPKRPAGIVPQELSSFQRTSEESSSYGNSAGIVPQELSSFRNTSKESSSYGNPVGTVLTGLPKRPVGINPQGPSRFVESSSHGNPVGIVQHGLPNFPTSIAHQGSSRFESSGYGNPAGIAPRPSRDCPVMGVNRSESSSRRFPSGDTQRNQFSHGDPSVNRQSSACGYGVVASVRQKISEDGSRGPFRRGSKGWRPSSSRRWERSQRWKLSKCVSERGGLK, from the exons ATGAGTAGACTCCGCGAGGCCCAGGAAAAGGTAAAGGCCGAGCTGGCCGCCCAGATATCTAACTTGGAGGCGGAGATCACGGCTTGCTGGGTGGAGCTCCATGTAAGGTGGCTGGAAAAAGCCGTCCGTGCGCTGCAGACAGTGCACGACGTCGTCGGTgacattggggtgtgcaccgacgAGAGCACTGAAGGAGATTACGATGAGACTGAAGGCGCCGATGATGCGGTTCCGTTGCAGCTACCTACATTTCGcgaagttgtccgtcacattggggtgtgcaccgacatgagcactgtaaggggcaacggtgagactggcgGCGTCGGCGATGGTGAAGACGTGTTAACCGAAGGCGTCGATGATGCGGTTCCGTTGCAGCTACCTACATTTCGcgaagttgtccgtcacattggggtgtgcaccgacatgagcactgtaaggggcaacggtgagactggcgTCGTCGGCGATGATGAAGACGTGTTAACCGAAGGCGTCGAATACGCGGTTCCGTTAGTGCTACCTACAGTTCGCGAAGatgtccgtcacattggggtgtgcaccgacatgAGCACTGTAAGGGGCAACGGTGAGACCGGCGGCTTCGATAATGCGGTTCCGTTGGCGCTACCTACAGAAGatgtccgtcacattggggtgtgcaccgacatgagcactgtaaagggcaacggtgagactggcgGCGTCGGTTATGCAGTTCCGTTGGCACCGCCAACAGTGCGCGAAGTCGTCCGTgacattggggtgtgcaccgacgTAAGCACTGGAGGGGGCAATGGTGAGACTGAGGACGTCAGTGACGAAGCAGCAGCAGCCAAGGGAGACAACAGTGGCAAGCCGGATCCTGACCAGCAGGGATTGTCCAGTTTTCAGagtacgtcagaagaatcgtctagctacgggaactatgtcggcatagtccttacagagttgcccaagagacctgccggcatagtcccgcaggagttgtccagttttcggagcacgtcagaagaatcgtctagctacgggaactctgtcggcatagtccttacagagttgcccaagagacctgtcggcatagtcccgcaggagttgtccagttttcagagtacgtcagaagaatcgtctagctacgggaactctgtcggcatagtccttacagagttgcccaagagacctgccggcatagtcccgcaggagttgtccagttttcggagcacgtcagaagaatcgtctagctacgggaactctgtcggcatagtccttacagagttgcccaagagacctgccggcatagtcccgcaggagttgtccagttttcagagaacgtcagaagaatcgtctagctacgggaactctgccggcatagtcccgcaggagttgtccagttttcagagtacgtcagaagaatcgtctagctacgggaactctgtcggcatagtccttacagagttgcccaagagac ctgccggcatagtcccgcaggagttgtccagttttcagagaacgtcagaagaatcgtctagctacgggaactctgccggcatagtcccgcaggagttgtccagttttcggaacACGTCaaaagaatcgtctagctacgggaaccctgtcggcacagtccttacagggttgcccaagagacctgtcggcataaACCCACAGGGACCTTCCAGATTCGTAGAGTCGTCTAGCCATGGGAATCCTGTTGGCATAGTCCAACATGGATTGCCCAACTTTCCCACTTCCATAGCCCATCAGGGATCTTCCAGGTTTGAATCGTCCGGCTATGGGAATCCTGCTGGCATTGCACCTAGGCCGAGCAGGGATTGCCCAGTTATGGGAGTAAATCGAAGTGAGTCGTCCAGTCGCCGGTTTCCCTCTGGTGACACCCAGAGGAACCAGTTTAGTCACGGCGACCCCTCGGTAAACCGCCAGAGCAGTGCATGCGGTTACGGAGTCGTCGCGAGTGTACGCCAGAAGATCTCGGAGGATGGATCTCGGGGACCTTTCAGGCGTGGCTCTAAAGGGTGGCGACCCTCAAGTTCTCGCCGttgggagcggtcccagcggtggaaaTTAAGTAAGTGTGTAAGCGAGCGTGGGGGCCTGAAGTAA